In Telopea speciosissima isolate NSW1024214 ecotype Mountain lineage chromosome 10, Tspe_v1, whole genome shotgun sequence, the DNA window CCAACATACTGTCAACCACGGACGATCCCTGTAAATTTCAGCAAAATTCGCATTTCGTCTATTTGACAAAGAAGTCTGCCCAATGCCAAGCCAACGCAAACCACAGAATGATGGCCTCCTAAGGAATGCTAATAAATTGAGTGATAACCCGATGCAGTGATAAATATCTAGGTTTTGAATTGGTTTGTGTCCTTTAGATCTTCTCTTTGAAGCCAGAACCTCCATTGAAGCATCAGTGACAAAGTAGCAATACCGAATACACAAATCGGTAATCTTTAGACCAGCCTCAGCAACTGTACGGACAGCTTTGTCTGATATTCCTGGCATGTAACCCAAATCAAGTGCTGACAGTGTTTTACTAATTGTTCCTCCACCCCGAAACAGAAGAGCTATCCCTTTGTCAGTTACCCTCTTACAACCTCGGAGACACAAGGATGCAATTGGTGAATTTCCCATACTAAGAACCGATAGACTGTTGTCAGTAATATCAGCCCCACCAAGATTCAAAGTAGTCAGTCCACTAAGAGTTGAAATTAAACCCAGCCAGTTATCTGCTACACTCTTGCACCCCCACAGGTCCAGCACCTCCAAACTCCTACACGAGGATAGTTTCCCAACAGTTTCACTGGTTATAAGACTACAAGAAACAAGTCGTACTTCAGTGAGGGAAGATGGGGCCTCACTGAAGTTGTGAAAGGCCAAGTCTGACAAGAAGAAGGCACTGAAAACTTCAAATTTCTTTAAGCTCTTACATGAATGTAGAATTGCAGCAAATCCAGCGTCACTGACTCTAGAGAATCCACCAAGTCTTACTGATTCAAGGCTTTTGCAACCCTCAGCAAGAAGAAACATACCCATGTCATTTACTCTTTTGAAAGTGGCTGCGAAATTTTGCTTACTGCGTGTAAGAGAGAGACAAGTCAAATGCCTGCAAGAACTCAATGACTGAAGCCCACTATTGGTCATGTCATGGTGCAATAATGGTTCCTTGCTTGGTCTGTCTTCAAGATCTAGCTCTATCAGAAACTGCAGATTGTTGGCAATTGAAATGAGAAGCTCATCTGATATAATATCTAAGACAAGTGATATGGAATGCAATTTCATATCAATGGGTGCAGGATATGTGGGGATGCTCAAACTGTCACTTGCTACAGAGTTTCTATCTACCCTAGTTTCATGCATGAACTGCATCACATCATGTTCGAGTACAGGCTGCAGCCGCAAAATTTTGATAGTTCTGGGTAGGAAGAGCTCAATGGACTCAAAACCATCTGCATCAAGCTCTGCTGTCCCTCGAATCTTTAAACTCAATGTCTGCATTATAGGAAAAAGAGATTTGCATGAAATAAGCAAGAAATTCTCTGATTAATATGTTTGAAATGTATAATGGACTTATATATTACGAATACAGAGAGGTCACATCACCAGATCTTACCTCCAGGTTTGCACACCCTTTAAGCATCTGTGCAAGGTTTTTCTTGAAGATCTGAGGTAGCCCTTGGCCTCCCATTTCCAGCACAAGCACTCTAACATgtgaaagaaatagaaagataATGATATATTGAGATTACCTACATGAATGTGAAGGCCAAAAACATTAGATGTTAGATATGCAAAcaatgcagttttttttttaatgcctCCTATGGATAAAGTGTCGTAGTTTGACCACTTATTGTCTAGTTCTGAAGTAGTGAACTTGTCTTCGGttaaaaagatagaaattagGCTTAATGCAGAAGAACATAAGAGACAGACAAGATAGCCCCGGCTTCATTGTTTCCCAGAAAATTTACTATATCCCCATCTGTGGTTTGGTGGTCTACTATACCCATACTAACAGCAATAAGAATGAGGGATCCTAGGAAAAATGATCAGCTGAGATAAACATTCTGAAAAAAACACAATTGAGAttaataattgtttttttaataaatcaaGATTAGTGGTCCACATTCTCAAATAACTTATTTGCAGCCAAGTTATACATTGATTCTAAATTGGAGGAGGCAGTGACAGTTTAGCAGTAACTGTTTGGATGCTTTCTAGAGCAAAATGAAAGAAAGTCACTATTTGTTTCAATGTaaaaagatggaagaagaaaattttcctaTTAAAATAGGACTTCTGATGTAggtaagtcacctaaagggtttattttattgaaaataagctttgggttgggtcatatatgtattgggattttgatcccatgggtttaccttgtaattggccaatttaataagcctaaaatataggtagaaagtaggaaaacgggatttgcttcattagtttagttagagtcctattttgagtctattttctttattatttcactttcttagtcaatttaggttttCTTCTTAGTTAAGGAtcgggttaggcctttcctttttagtgtctaggtctatttttgagtcttctatataactTTGTGTTGGAGCCGTTTTTTGGATGGGTCCCACGTCATTGGTAGGACCGTACGCCATTTGGAGTCCGTTGTGCAATGAGCCACGTCAGCGGCTTTAGGGGGGGGATAAGGTGGACCCATCAAAGTTGGTTAAGAGGATCACTCCCATAAGAGAGGGCATCTCCTACTtctaaggagagagagggagaggtcACTACCACCACGTCAGTAGGCCCAGGAGAATCCAACGGAATCTGCCACAGGAGGGGGGCCACGTGGAAATGATGAGTAGGGTTTAGAGGCCAAGAGATGCAGCCGCCACTATCAAAATAGGGATTGCTATAAAGAGGGCAGGGACTGTCGCAGAAAGGACACAACACACAATCCAGCTCTTGGCATTATCTTTattgttcttttatttgtttactaGTTCCTTGCTTTAGTGTATTTCTTCTTGAGAAGGTGTACTTACAATCCGCAACGGGCCAATCATTGGGAGGGAGAATCAAGAAGAGCGTTCATCCCTACAGGTTTGGTTTCGATTGTAATTGGTTAATGTACTTTTCCCAGTATTAATTTAGTCATTTCATTTCGCACAAGAGTCAATCTCTTTCCTTGGTCAGTCTTATAAGCTTTTGGTAGATCCCATTGAAATTGTTGCCTACACagtctaacccaaaggtccttGGAGGTAACTCAGGCACGAGGGAACCCTATATTCCCTGGTTGGCAGTCAGATAGGCCGCAATCCCAGTTCGTTTGAACCTGCGTCAAAGGTTCTGACACGCCCCGCATCCACCACAACCTGCGTCATCTTGTGAGTGTTGGACATTTTTTCCACCAACACTTTGTAAGGAGGTCAGCATGGTACAcggatttgattaatgaaatattggctttagacttggtgaaaatcctgagataggatgggtCAGATGCCAAGGCTGAGATAACCAGCCCCACCTTTCCCAATTCCCtacccccatccccttccatcggtttttgaatccaaaccctaattttgttcaaattgatctcaagagtgctacaagctgctgggatttctttcaactgattgtcactTGGTGggattatttctttttgttatcttttgagatctcatcattctcCTCTAACCAATGTCTCTCTTGGTTATCttttgagatcccattgttctcttgggaATTCTGTTtgctctttttcttgttctttggaaattattttaatttgatcctgcctgggattagacctattctggttctagtcttacattaattTCACACTACTTGTTTTGacataatatatatatgggtTCTCCTACATGTCACTATGAAGAGTGAAGTAGTTCACTTCACTATATTTTAATCTACCCCCCTAAATCATCTTAGTAAGTTGAAATAAAAGGGTAGGATTCGTAAATTCAGCCCTAACAGAATCTTTTATGGAGAATTTTAcagttctctctctcatgcTCTCCCACCTAGCCAACACCCCCTTTCCCTCTATTACCCCCGCCCTCTGCATCTCACGCCCCTCCCCTGTATCTCCTTACCCATCTCGCAACCTTGTCGGCCCCTCTATAACTCCCCATTCCAAAGCCACTCTTCTCCCCAACCTTCACTACCCCAAAATCTGGCAGTGGAGTGAGTACGAGCAGCGCAGAGGCGAGTTCCAGACATCAGGCAATTACCCATCTCCTTCTCAGAATTTGCCGAAGATCCTCACCCGAAACAGTAAGATTTAACATTTAAAGTGCAAATAAACTGACTAAATCTGATTGGAGGAGTACAGGGGTGTTGGGCGAGAGTGACAGAAGAAGGAATCTCCAAAAGgtaaaattttttctttcttgggaTACTTTTTTCCTCATGGAATGGATGGAACTACTCTAAGTAATGATGTTCCCCAAACATGACTATGTTCTAGAGAAATGGAACCAAATATCTAAAAATTAGATTTGTTCAATTTTTTGGAGCATTGTGATTTCATAAACTCTGTTTCAGTTAATCTTCTAACTTTCTTTCCCAACTTTCAATGGCATCAAGATAATGTAAAGGCAACATAGGATTATGTCAGTTGCATGTTAGTAGCTTTGACATAACAGTTACTTAGGTTTGTAGGAGACCTAAGAAGAAGTAGGGAAGAGTGGAGAATTAGTAATGGAATAAGTGGGTTTTGTGGGAGGAGTTACTTTATCGTAATGGGTAACATGGTAGTAGTTAATAGTTTAGTAAGAGTCCAATGTAATCACTTATTTAAAGGACATTGAATGGAAAGGGGTATGAAGATATGCTTAATGCCTCAATCACCTATTATTTATCTCTTGAGAACGAGGCCATGCTTCCACTGTACAGCAAAAGTTATCATATTTTAaacccccccctctctctctccctccaaccCTTCCATTCATAATCGAacctttcctattttctctgtTCTCTCTCCCCATATCACATCACTTACTAGTTACTAAAGGATCTTAGTTTTATTCTTTTCAGTCCATTCGCATCACTTACTAGTTACTAAAAGGATCttaggtttttttcttttcaagtcTACGGTTTCACAGTTAATGGAAAGTGGATGAAAGTCCCTTTAGGTCCATTATTCATTCCTTAAGTAGTGGGTCATTCAATTGCGTAATACGTGAGACATCAAAGAAGTAATATACATAAAATCCAGTAACATACAGTTCCACACACATTAAGTCCAGGGTTTCTCGTTTGACTAAAGTCCTTATCATAATTTTAAgtacccttctttttttttttgataaaaaattttTAAGTACCCTTTAATAATTAAAGATAAGCACATTAGAagctctcccccacccccaacctcATAAACTCTAATCTCTGTCAAAAATAGTCAGTAACAGTTCTTACCGGAAACTGGAAAGTAAGGACTATACCTTAAGCTGGGGCACCTTTCTCCAATGGAACAAAAAATCTGATAAGAGAGTAAAGAGCATCTTTGCAAAACCAATTCTTGAAGACTACTTCCAATGAAATTGCGGACTGATGAATCGTCGAGCCGAAGGCAATTCAGAGTGAGGCTCTTGAGAACTTCATTTTCACGAAGAACGCAATTCAGAATCTCCGAATTTGGAGAAAAACCCTGCAATGCCCCCACGTAGTAACACTAATTGATTAgggaagaaacaaacaaaaaaaaagggggagatctAACACGAAATCGAAACCCACCTCAAAAAATTTAACAGGCAAGTGGGAAAATTGAAATCATAATTCTTCGGAAAGAAATAGGAATTGAATCACATATCAGAAGGGGAGAGGCAGAAAGGGGTTTGGGGAGACTTACAGAGAGATCAAGAGAGGATAGGGAGGAAAGAATTTGAGAGACTGAGGAACGCAGGGTTCGGGAGGCACAAGCTGCTGAGCAGAGGGACTCCACATCCATCTTCACTAGGATTTCCTCCAGGACGGCGCTCGGCAGCCTCTCAAAGCTTTGGTTGCTCGTTCTTCTGTTCATTGTTGATGCTCGCAACTCACGCCTCGGTCGCCTCCTCAGGGAGAGAGTGTCTCtgctattttctctcttttttccctacACTTTTATATAAAAGTCACACCATGGACCCCAGATGGAATGCAACTTCTGACCGGTGGATCTTAGGTGGTCGGACCCAGTATCCACCCTATGGCATGTCACACAAGGCTCGAATCCTATGTAAATTGTGGATGAACAGGAATCCGATCAAACCGTttgaattatatttttttttaggaaacgGATCGGATCGGACGTATTGGTATCGTCCGACATCTATCTCGATACCTAGCCAAGCTAAGCGTGTCAA includes these proteins:
- the LOC122641952 gene encoding F-box protein At-B; this translates as MNRRTSNQSFERLPSAVLEEILVKMDVESLCSAACASRTLRSSVSQILSSLSSLDLSGFSPNSEILNCVLRENEVLKSLTLNCLRLDDSSVRNFIGSSLQELVLQRCSLLSYQIFCSIGERCPSLRVLVLEMGGQGLPQIFKKNLAQMLKGCANLETLSLKIRGTAELDADGFESIELFLPRTIKILRLQPVLEHDVMQFMHETRVDRNSVASDSLSIPTYPAPIDMKLHSISLVLDIISDELLISIANNLQFLIELDLEDRPSKEPLLHHDMTNSGLQSLSSCRHLTCLSLTRSKQNFAATFKRVNDMGMFLLAEGCKSLESVRLGGFSRVSDAGFAAILHSCKSLKKFEVFSAFFLSDLAFHNFSEAPSSLTEVRLVSCSLITSETVGKLSSCRSLEVLDLWGCKSVADNWLGLISTLSGLTTLNLGGADITDNSLSVLSMGNSPIASLCLRGCKRVTDKGIALLFRGGGTISKTLSALDLGYMPGISDKAVRTVAEAGLKITDLCIRYCYFVTDASMEVLASKRRSKGHKPIQNLDIYHCIGLSLNLLAFLRRPSFCGLRWLGIGQTSLSNRRNANFAEIYRDRPWLTVCWDGCEMGCHNGWHFHGPEDHLF